A part of Synechococcus sp. KORDI-49 genomic DNA contains:
- a CDS encoding SufS family cysteine desulfurase encodes MTSTDLRLAQNRVNIDTLASRYRADFPVLEQRAADGRPLIYLDHAATSQKPLPVLEALQHYYACDNANVHRGAHQLSVRATESFEAARSAAAEFVGAASAREIVFTRNASEAINLVARSWGDANLRAGDEVLLTLMEHHSNLVPWQLLAQRTGCVLRHVGITETGALDLDDFRAKLSDRTRLVSLVHVSNSLGCCNPLDQVIPAAHAAGALVLVDACQSLAHKPTDVAALGADFLVASSHKLCGPTGMGFLWAREALLEAMPPFLGGGEMIQDVFLDHSTWADLPHKFEAGTPAIGEAVGMGAAIRYLQAVGLEAIQAWEAQLTRHLFERLQAIDGVRVLGPTPEQQPERGALATFLVEGVHANDIAALMDASGVCIRSGHHCCQPLHRHYGVTASARASLSFISTFEEIDRFGEELASTVSFLREHS; translated from the coding sequence ATGACCAGCACTGATCTCAGGCTGGCACAAAATCGTGTCAATATCGATACGTTGGCGTCACGATATCGTGCCGACTTCCCGGTTCTGGAGCAGCGCGCCGCTGACGGTCGCCCGCTGATCTACCTGGATCACGCTGCCACCAGCCAGAAGCCGCTCCCTGTGCTCGAGGCCTTGCAGCACTACTACGCCTGCGACAACGCCAATGTGCATCGCGGTGCCCACCAGCTCAGCGTCCGCGCCACCGAATCCTTCGAGGCCGCCAGGTCCGCGGCTGCGGAGTTCGTCGGTGCAGCCAGTGCGCGGGAGATCGTGTTCACCCGCAATGCCAGCGAGGCGATCAACCTGGTGGCCCGCAGCTGGGGTGACGCCAACCTGCGCGCGGGGGATGAGGTGTTGCTCACCCTCATGGAGCACCACAGCAACCTGGTGCCCTGGCAGCTGCTGGCCCAGCGCACCGGTTGTGTGCTGCGCCACGTCGGCATCACGGAAACCGGTGCACTGGATCTCGACGACTTCCGCGCCAAGCTCAGCGACCGCACTCGTCTGGTGAGCCTGGTGCATGTCAGCAACAGTCTCGGCTGCTGCAACCCCCTCGATCAGGTGATCCCCGCCGCCCATGCCGCCGGTGCCCTGGTGCTGGTGGATGCCTGTCAGAGCCTGGCCCACAAGCCCACCGACGTCGCCGCGCTGGGTGCCGATTTCCTGGTGGCGTCCTCCCACAAGTTGTGTGGTCCCACCGGGATGGGGTTCCTCTGGGCGCGCGAGGCGCTGCTGGAGGCGATGCCTCCCTTCCTCGGGGGCGGCGAAATGATTCAGGACGTCTTCCTCGATCACAGCACCTGGGCGGATCTCCCTCACAAGTTCGAGGCCGGCACCCCCGCCATCGGTGAAGCGGTCGGCATGGGTGCGGCGATCCGCTATCTGCAGGCCGTCGGCCTCGAGGCGATTCAGGCCTGGGAAGCGCAGCTCACCCGCCATCTGTTCGAGCGGCTGCAGGCCATCGACGGAGTGCGCGTTCTGGGCCCCACCCCCGAGCAGCAGCCCGAGCGTGGTGCCCTGGCCACCTTCCTGGTCGAGGGCGTGCACGCCAACGACATCGCTGCGCTCATGGATGCCTCCGGTGTCTGCATCCGGAGCGGCCATCACTGCTGTCAGCCGTTGCATCGCCACTACGGCGTCACGGCATCCGCCAGGGCCAGCCTCAGTTTCATCAGCACCTTCGAGGAGATCGACCGTTTCGGTGAAGAGCTCGCCTCCACGGTCTCCTTCCTGCGGGAGCACAGCTGA
- a CDS encoding SufD family Fe-S cluster assembly protein: MASSVLEPVQQRGREALQRLGLPTRRQEAWRLTDLKRLAALADLPLSASPAKAEQPAVATGVLRLRLDGLGDPLEGVTLPEGISALTESELRQALGHTLDRCGCADVWPVELNHACSRRVLALRVRGSVPPLELLQTGAAGLTATRVLLLMEEKAQLDLLQVVTAQADAAHSHVLEVHLGQEACLNHGLLALGDGSASLLAHLAVEQEPRSRYALTSVMRGWSLGRLEPRVVQVDGQATTTLQGLAVSDADQQLATHSSVRFDGPEGELDQLQKCLAAGRSHSIFNGGISVPRAAQRTNAAQLSRNLLLSDRARVDTKPELEIVADDVRCAHGATVSQLQEDELFYLRSRGIAAGEATALLLRGACLEVIRQLPDQAGIWSPLERVLEGLAA; the protein is encoded by the coding sequence ATGGCAAGCAGCGTGCTGGAGCCGGTGCAGCAGCGGGGGCGGGAAGCCCTGCAGCGGCTCGGCCTGCCCACCCGCCGTCAGGAGGCCTGGCGGCTCACGGATCTGAAACGTCTGGCAGCGCTGGCTGATCTGCCTCTCAGCGCCTCGCCGGCCAAGGCGGAGCAACCGGCTGTGGCCACGGGAGTGCTGCGCCTGCGGCTGGATGGTCTCGGCGATCCCCTCGAGGGTGTGACCCTTCCGGAGGGAATCAGTGCTCTCACTGAAAGCGAACTCAGGCAGGCCCTCGGCCACACCCTCGATCGCTGCGGGTGCGCCGACGTGTGGCCGGTGGAGTTGAACCATGCCTGCAGCCGGCGGGTGCTGGCGTTGCGGGTGCGCGGTTCAGTGCCGCCTCTGGAGCTTCTGCAGACAGGTGCTGCGGGGCTGACGGCGACACGGGTGCTGTTGCTGATGGAAGAAAAGGCGCAGCTGGATCTGCTGCAGGTGGTGACGGCTCAGGCTGACGCTGCCCACAGCCACGTGCTGGAGGTTCATCTGGGTCAAGAGGCTTGCCTGAACCACGGTCTGCTGGCTCTTGGAGACGGCAGCGCCTCGCTGCTGGCCCACCTGGCGGTGGAACAGGAGCCCCGCAGCCGCTACGCCCTCACCTCTGTGATGCGGGGCTGGTCCCTTGGACGTCTCGAGCCCCGGGTCGTGCAGGTGGATGGTCAGGCCACCACCACCCTGCAGGGTCTGGCGGTGAGCGATGCGGATCAGCAGCTCGCCACCCACTCTTCTGTCCGTTTCGACGGACCGGAGGGGGAGCTCGACCAACTGCAGAAATGCCTGGCGGCCGGTCGCTCCCACTCCATCTTCAACGGGGGCATCAGCGTGCCCAGGGCGGCGCAACGCACCAATGCAGCTCAGCTGAGCCGCAACCTGCTGCTGTCGGATCGGGCCCGTGTCGACACCAAGCCTGAGCTTGAGATCGTCGCTGACGATGTGCGCTGCGCCCACGGAGCCACCGTCAGCCAGTTGCAGGAGGACGAACTCTTCTACCTGCGCAGCCGTGGGATCGCTGCTGGAGAAGCCACGGCCCTGCTGCTGCGCGGCGCCTGTCTGGAGGTGATTCGCCAGCTGCCGGATCAGGCCGGGATCTGGTCTCCCCTCGAGCGGGTGCTGGAGGGGCTGGCCGCATGA
- the sufC gene encoding Fe-S cluster assembly ATPase SufC — translation MIRPDAELLLDITDLHASVEDQPILKGVNLQVRAGEIHAVMGRNGSGKSTLSKVLAGHPAYRVTAGAVRYCGNDLFELEPEQRARLGVFLGFQYPVEIPGVSNLEFLRVATNARRLQREQEELDTFDFEDHVRDRLKVVQMDPAFLERSVNEGFSGGEKKRNEILQMALLEPVVAILDETDSGLDIDALRIVAAGVNQLATPENATLLITHYQRLLDEITPDYVHVMAAGRILRTGGRDLALELEKTGYDWVDKELAAQGVA, via the coding sequence GTGATCCGCCCTGACGCCGAGCTGCTTCTCGACATCACTGACCTGCATGCCTCCGTGGAGGATCAACCCATCCTCAAAGGGGTGAACCTGCAGGTGCGGGCGGGAGAGATCCACGCCGTGATGGGTCGCAATGGCAGCGGCAAAAGCACGCTGTCCAAGGTGCTGGCCGGCCACCCCGCTTACCGGGTCACCGCCGGTGCCGTCCGCTATTGCGGCAACGACCTGTTCGAGCTGGAACCGGAGCAGCGCGCCCGATTGGGGGTGTTTCTCGGTTTCCAGTACCCGGTGGAGATCCCCGGGGTGAGCAATCTGGAGTTTCTGCGGGTGGCCACCAATGCCCGGAGGCTCCAGCGGGAGCAGGAGGAGCTGGACACCTTCGATTTCGAAGACCACGTGCGCGACAGGCTCAAGGTGGTGCAGATGGACCCTGCCTTCCTCGAGCGCAGCGTCAATGAAGGCTTCTCCGGTGGAGAGAAGAAGCGCAACGAGATCCTGCAGATGGCGCTGCTCGAGCCCGTGGTGGCGATCCTCGATGAAACCGATTCGGGTCTGGATATCGATGCGCTGCGCATCGTGGCGGCTGGTGTGAATCAACTGGCGACACCGGAGAACGCCACCCTGCTGATCACCCACTACCAGCGCCTGCTCGATGAGATCACTCCCGATTACGTGCACGTGATGGCGGCTGGCCGCATCCTCCGCACCGGGGGGCGCGATCTGGCCCTCGAGCTGGAGAAGACCGGCTACGACTGGGTCGACAAGGAACTGGCCGCTCAGGGGGTGGCCTGA
- the sufB gene encoding Fe-S cluster assembly protein SufB, whose product MTSTSTRDLVSQPYKYGFVTEIETDKIAKGLSEDVVRLISSKKDEPAFLLDFRLKAFRHWLTLEEPDWAALGYPAIDYQNIIYYAAPKQQEKKSSLEEVDPKLLETFDKLGIPLSEQKRLSNVAVDAVFDSVSIATTYKEKLAEHGVVFCSFSEAVKEHPELIERYLGTVVASNDNYFAALNSAVFSDGSFVFIPRGVECPMELSTYFRINSGDTGQFERTLIVAEEGASVSYLEGCTAPMFDTNQLHAAVVELVALDDASIKYSTVQNWYAGDENGVGGIYNFVTKRGQCRGDRSRISWTQVETGSAITWKYPSCVLQGADSVGEFYSVALTNNRQQADTGTKMVHVGPRTRSTIVSKGISAGHSSNSYRGLVQIGPAAKGARNYSQCDSMLIGDQAAANTYPYIRSQQPQAAIEHEASTCRISEDQLFYLQSRGIGFEEAVSMMVSGFCRDVFNQLPMEFAAEADKLLALKLEGSVG is encoded by the coding sequence ATGACCAGCACCTCCACGCGAGATCTCGTCAGCCAGCCGTACAAGTACGGCTTCGTCACCGAGATCGAGACCGACAAGATCGCCAAGGGTCTCAGCGAGGACGTTGTTCGGCTGATCTCCTCCAAAAAGGATGAACCAGCCTTTCTGCTGGATTTCCGGCTCAAGGCTTTCCGGCACTGGCTCACCCTTGAGGAGCCCGACTGGGCTGCTCTGGGCTATCCGGCGATCGATTACCAGAACATCATTTATTACGCGGCGCCGAAGCAGCAGGAGAAGAAATCGAGCCTGGAGGAGGTGGATCCCAAGCTTCTGGAAACCTTCGACAAACTCGGCATTCCTCTCAGCGAGCAGAAGCGGCTCAGCAATGTGGCGGTGGATGCGGTGTTCGACAGTGTTTCGATCGCCACCACCTACAAGGAAAAGCTGGCGGAGCACGGTGTGGTGTTCTGCTCCTTCAGTGAGGCGGTCAAAGAGCACCCTGAGCTGATCGAGCGTTATCTGGGCACGGTGGTGGCCAGCAACGACAACTATTTCGCCGCTCTGAATTCAGCGGTGTTCAGCGACGGTTCCTTCGTCTTCATCCCCAGGGGCGTCGAGTGCCCGATGGAGCTGTCCACCTATTTCCGCATCAATTCCGGCGACACCGGTCAGTTCGAGCGCACGCTGATCGTGGCCGAGGAAGGCGCTTCCGTGAGCTATCTCGAGGGTTGCACGGCGCCGATGTTCGACACCAATCAGCTGCATGCAGCGGTGGTGGAACTGGTGGCACTGGACGATGCCTCGATCAAGTACTCAACCGTGCAGAACTGGTATGCCGGCGATGAGAACGGCGTCGGCGGCATCTACAACTTCGTCACCAAGCGTGGTCAGTGCCGCGGTGATCGCAGCCGCATCAGCTGGACCCAGGTCGAAACCGGCTCGGCGATCACCTGGAAATACCCCAGCTGCGTGCTGCAGGGCGCGGATTCGGTGGGTGAGTTCTATTCCGTGGCCCTCACGAACAACCGCCAGCAGGCCGACACCGGCACGAAGATGGTTCACGTCGGTCCGCGCACCCGCTCCACGATCGTGAGCAAGGGGATCAGCGCCGGCCATTCCAGCAACAGCTATCGCGGCCTGGTGCAGATCGGCCCCGCGGCGAAAGGGGCCCGCAACTACAGCCAGTGCGATTCGATGCTGATCGGTGATCAGGCGGCGGCGAACACCTACCCCTACATCCGCTCCCAGCAGCCCCAGGCGGCGATCGAGCACGAGGCCAGCACCTGTCGCATCTCCGAAGACCAGCTGTTCTATCTGCAGAGCCGCGGCATCGGTTTCGAAGAGGCGGTGTCGATGATGGTGAGCGGCTTCTGCCGTGATGTGTTCAACCAGCTGCCGATGGAATTCGCCGCTGAAGCTGACAAGCTGCTGGCCCTCAAGCTCGAGGGATCCGTGGGTTGA
- a CDS encoding ferredoxin-thioredoxin reductase catalytic domain-containing protein → MSDAAPEPTAESLEVIRKFAETYAQRTGTYFCTEPSVTAVVLKGLARHKDELGGALCPCRHYEDKEAEVSQAFWNCPCVPMRERKECHCMLFLTEDNPFASQEKVQTISTETIHATAG, encoded by the coding sequence ATGTCCGACGCCGCTCCTGAGCCGACAGCTGAAAGTCTGGAGGTGATCCGCAAGTTCGCTGAGACCTACGCCCAGCGCACCGGTACCTACTTCTGTACGGAACCCAGCGTGACCGCGGTGGTTCTGAAGGGTCTGGCGCGTCACAAGGATGAATTGGGCGGCGCTCTCTGCCCTTGCCGCCACTACGAAGACAAGGAAGCGGAAGTGTCCCAGGCCTTCTGGAACTGCCCCTGCGTGCCCATGCGGGAGCGTAAGGAATGCCACTGCATGCTGTTTCTCACGGAAGACAATCCATTCGCTTCCCAGGAGAAGGTTCAGACGATCAGCACCGAGACGATTCACGCCACCGCCGGCTGA
- the sufR gene encoding iron-sulfur cluster biosynthesis transcriptional regulator SufR yields the protein MTAPAQASTRDALLSLLLERGDAEAADLAGALDLSVQVIRRHLRSLADEGLAESSTAASGPGRPSNRWSLTERGRERFPDGSRRFALGLLDSMRASLPEETLKQLLNQQAEEKAEQYRQQLGDGSLQQRLEQLTRLRRDEGYITSCSPEDDGLSWRLQEVHCSVQRIAEEFPAVCDQELLLIRRTVPDCRVERVHWRLEGGHACGFRITPIES from the coding sequence ATGACCGCCCCGGCTCAGGCCAGCACCCGCGATGCCCTGCTGTCCCTGCTTCTGGAGCGCGGGGATGCGGAGGCAGCTGACCTGGCGGGCGCCCTGGATCTCTCCGTTCAGGTGATCCGGCGTCATCTGCGCAGCCTCGCGGACGAGGGTCTTGCTGAATCCAGCACCGCAGCCAGCGGGCCTGGGCGCCCCAGCAATCGCTGGAGCCTCACCGAACGCGGGCGTGAACGGTTCCCCGATGGGAGTCGCCGCTTCGCGCTCGGCCTGCTGGACTCGATGCGCGCCAGCCTGCCCGAGGAGACGCTGAAGCAGCTGCTCAACCAGCAGGCTGAGGAGAAGGCGGAACAGTACCGACAGCAGCTGGGGGATGGCAGCCTGCAGCAGCGCCTGGAACAGCTGACGCGCCTGCGGCGCGACGAGGGCTACATCACCAGCTGCAGCCCAGAGGACGACGGCCTCAGCTGGCGCCTGCAGGAAGTGCACTGCTCGGTGCAACGCATCGCCGAGGAATTCCCCGCCGTGTGCGACCAGGAGCTGCTGTTGATCCGCCGCACCGTTCCGGACTGCCGGGTCGAACGGGTGCACTGGCGCCTGGAGGGGGGGCATGCCTGCGGTTTCCGGATCACACCGATCGAAAGCTGA
- a CDS encoding phycobiliprotein lyase has product MSLEIPDALSFFRLSCGRWRSQRSQHHLLHRRAEAGASFIVVEELPKGDPRLAEIAACNGESAERIVGGCWVRWSGSMAWDRAGESHEDQTMFGLIPTDDSGRNGLLLRDRGYAEKAPVAGQFRMDEENGLILTTDYEMMSSLERFWFAGPNLRLRTSTVQGLSNNASFCMETRQLDDPAAATAAASAGMPGALAPFGW; this is encoded by the coding sequence ATGAGCCTTGAGATTCCTGATGCCCTCAGCTTCTTCCGGCTGAGCTGCGGCCGCTGGCGCTCCCAGCGCAGCCAGCATCATCTGCTGCATCGGCGGGCCGAGGCAGGAGCCTCCTTCATCGTGGTGGAGGAACTGCCGAAAGGAGACCCGCGGCTGGCGGAGATCGCCGCCTGCAACGGGGAGAGCGCCGAACGGATCGTGGGCGGCTGCTGGGTCCGCTGGAGCGGATCGATGGCCTGGGACAGAGCCGGCGAATCCCACGAAGACCAGACCATGTTCGGGCTGATCCCCACCGACGACAGCGGGCGCAACGGCCTGCTGCTGAGGGATCGCGGCTATGCGGAGAAGGCACCGGTGGCCGGGCAGTTCCGCATGGATGAGGAGAACGGCCTGATCCTCACCACCGACTACGAAATGATGAGCTCGCTGGAGCGCTTCTGGTTCGCAGGGCCGAATCTGCGGCTGCGCACCAGCACCGTGCAGGGCCTCTCCAACAATGCCTCCTTCTGCATGGAAACCCGCCAGCTGGATGACCCAGCAGCGGCGACGGCGGCCGCCAGTGCCGGCATGCCCGGGGCCTTGGCCCCCTTCGGCTGGTAA
- a CDS encoding phycobilisome rod-core linker polypeptide has protein sequence MAIPLLEYAPITQNSRVAALRVNSDETARAYSMEIAMDRDNLVTVIESAYRQIFFHAFESDRDVNLESQLKDGQITVRDFIRGLVLSDTFKRSFYGMNSNYKVVRHLVEKLLGRKSNKSEEIAWSIVIGTKGVEGLVDVLLDSQEYLDAFGYDTVPSQRNRVLPGRDLGDTPFNITSPRYDEYYRGILGFPQIVFMGGPGKALPARAKIKRGGAPADYLEWLKDLPMPNPRGNATTTDIDYMSRVPFRSIGR, from the coding sequence GTGGCCATTCCCCTTCTGGAGTACGCACCGATCACCCAGAACTCACGGGTCGCCGCCCTGCGCGTGAACTCGGATGAGACGGCACGGGCCTACTCCATGGAAATCGCCATGGACCGGGACAACCTCGTCACGGTGATCGAGAGCGCCTATCGGCAGATCTTCTTCCACGCCTTCGAATCCGACCGCGACGTCAACCTGGAATCCCAGCTGAAGGACGGGCAGATCACGGTCCGGGACTTCATCCGTGGACTGGTGCTCTCCGACACCTTCAAGCGCAGCTTCTACGGGATGAACAGCAACTACAAGGTGGTTCGCCACCTTGTGGAGAAGCTGCTGGGCCGCAAGAGCAACAAGTCCGAGGAGATCGCCTGGTCAATCGTGATCGGCACCAAAGGGGTCGAGGGCCTCGTTGATGTGCTGCTCGACAGCCAGGAATACCTCGATGCCTTCGGCTACGACACCGTGCCCTCCCAGCGCAACCGGGTGCTCCCCGGACGCGACCTGGGTGACACCCCCTTCAACATCACCAGCCCCCGCTACGACGAGTACTACCGGGGGATCCTCGGCTTCCCTCAGATCGTGTTCATGGGAGGCCCCGGCAAGGCCTTGCCAGCACGCGCCAAGATCAAGCGGGGTGGCGCTCCCGCCGACTACCTCGAATGGCTCAAGGATCTGCCGATGCCCAACCCGCGCGGGAACGCCACCACCACGGACATCGACTACATGTCACGGGTTCCCTTCCGCAGCATCGGCCGCTGA
- a CDS encoding DUF4912 domain-containing protein: MSQTLTSLARLTLRQLRQIASDLGVPLYSRKSKEALVGEVAQRQEQRGGDLKAIEAELSAPAISTSETRVVFLPRDPQWAYVFWEISDDDRQRAQKEGASRLCLRLADVTGMQDGSAHPHTLQEVPVDSHSTEWYLPVPLCDRDYRVELGYRIGTTWMSLAFSSVARVPALHPSEQILDQFVPFSLDTTSVPEAPAAPVTPAEPSDSGLHERLYQSATVHFRRRRVGSEEFQEGVDSSGDSDSFGLSDSGIGLWASGRNESGLGGVAPRQRSFWLVADAELIVYGATDPSARLTIGGEDVPLSTDGTFRIQVPFRDGEQMYPIEATAADGEQKRNITLNFARQTPEDNSNPASEARAEWF, translated from the coding sequence GTGTCCCAAACCCTCACCTCTCTGGCACGTCTGACACTGCGCCAACTTCGGCAGATCGCAAGCGACCTGGGCGTTCCTCTTTACAGCCGTAAGAGCAAGGAAGCCCTCGTCGGCGAGGTGGCGCAGCGTCAGGAACAGCGCGGTGGTGATCTCAAGGCGATCGAGGCTGAGCTGAGTGCTCCCGCGATTTCCACCAGCGAGACCCGCGTGGTCTTCCTGCCTCGCGATCCCCAGTGGGCCTACGTGTTCTGGGAGATCTCCGACGATGACCGCCAGCGGGCTCAGAAGGAAGGCGCCAGCCGCCTCTGCCTGCGCCTTGCCGATGTGACCGGCATGCAGGACGGCAGCGCTCACCCTCACACCCTTCAGGAAGTCCCCGTCGACAGCCACAGCACCGAGTGGTATCTGCCGGTTCCCCTCTGCGATCGCGACTACCGCGTCGAGCTCGGCTACCGGATCGGCACCACCTGGATGTCCCTGGCCTTCTCCTCCGTGGCCCGCGTCCCGGCTCTGCACCCCAGCGAGCAGATCCTGGATCAGTTCGTCCCCTTCAGCCTCGACACCACTTCGGTTCCGGAAGCTCCTGCTGCTCCCGTCACACCCGCTGAGCCCAGCGACAGTGGCCTGCACGAGCGTCTGTATCAGAGCGCAACGGTGCACTTCCGCCGTCGCCGCGTTGGTTCCGAGGAGTTCCAGGAGGGTGTCGACTCCTCCGGCGATTCCGACAGCTTCGGACTGAGCGATTCCGGCATCGGCCTCTGGGCCAGCGGCCGCAATGAGTCCGGCCTCGGTGGTGTGGCTCCCCGCCAACGCTCCTTCTGGCTGGTGGCTGACGCCGAGCTGATCGTCTACGGCGCCACGGATCCTTCCGCCCGTCTCACCATCGGCGGCGAGGACGTGCCCCTCTCCACCGACGGCACCTTCCGCATCCAGGTGCCCTTCCGCGACGGTGAGCAGATGTACCCCATCGAAGCCACAGCCGCAGACGGCGAGCAGAAGCGCAACATCACCCTGAACTTCGCTCGTCAGACCCCCGAGGACAACAGCAACCCCGCCAGCGAAGCCCGCGCCGAGTGGTTCTGA
- a CDS encoding phosphatidylserine/phosphatidylglycerophosphate/cardiolipin synthase family protein, with protein sequence MLRSLSLITALLVSSGCSQQGRVIGSTATELPQPPQIEVLFNHRDNSSYRSPLTGRWRNGDDLERSLIAAIEGAQQEVLVAVQELTLPGIAKALIAARDRGLTVQVVLENTYSSPWSEQQPTHLAKHQRQRWQRLQQLADLDGDGVTSDEEAAAGDAVGLLQEAGIPMVDDREDGSSGSGLMHHKFLVIDGSSVLTGSANLTSSGIHGDAGRHSTRGNVNHMLHLRSEDLAELFRAEFQRMWGDGPGGRNDSRFGLAKRSAGPQTVMVGDARVEVLFAPHPKRNPEHGLNWLAQQLRAARRSIDMALFVFSAQQLADVLQERVKAGVKIRLVADPGFASRSFSEVLDLLGVALPDHNCKLERNNQPYEAPLRGVGTPRLARGDKLHHKFAVIDNRTVITGSFNWSPSAAHTNDETLLAIHSPQLAKHFTREMDRLWDTAELGITPHLRRKLERQKIRCGDGVPDDPGKPSNTSSSREQKT encoded by the coding sequence GTGCTCCGATCCCTCTCTCTGATCACTGCGCTGTTGGTCAGCAGCGGCTGCAGTCAGCAGGGTCGCGTGATCGGCAGTACGGCAACCGAACTGCCGCAGCCACCTCAGATCGAGGTGCTGTTCAATCACCGTGACAACAGCAGCTACCGCTCACCGCTGACGGGACGCTGGCGGAATGGCGATGATCTCGAGCGATCCCTGATCGCGGCCATCGAGGGCGCTCAGCAGGAGGTGCTGGTGGCCGTGCAGGAACTGACGCTGCCCGGGATCGCCAAAGCCTTGATCGCTGCCCGGGATCGCGGACTCACGGTGCAGGTGGTTCTGGAGAACACCTACAGCAGCCCCTGGAGTGAGCAGCAGCCCACCCACCTGGCGAAGCATCAACGTCAGCGCTGGCAACGCCTGCAGCAACTGGCGGATCTTGATGGCGACGGCGTCACCAGCGATGAGGAGGCTGCCGCCGGAGACGCGGTCGGCCTGCTGCAGGAGGCAGGCATCCCGATGGTGGACGACCGAGAGGACGGCAGCAGCGGCAGCGGCCTGATGCACCACAAATTCCTGGTGATCGACGGCAGCAGCGTGCTCACCGGCTCAGCCAATCTGACCAGTTCCGGCATCCATGGCGATGCCGGCCGCCACAGCACCCGCGGCAACGTCAATCACATGCTGCATCTGAGAAGTGAGGACCTGGCGGAGCTGTTCCGGGCTGAATTCCAGCGCATGTGGGGGGACGGACCCGGCGGCCGCAACGACAGTCGCTTCGGGTTGGCGAAACGATCCGCCGGCCCGCAGACGGTGATGGTGGGCGATGCCCGGGTGGAAGTGCTCTTCGCACCTCACCCGAAACGCAACCCGGAACATGGGTTGAACTGGCTGGCCCAGCAGTTGCGTGCAGCACGCCGCTCGATCGATATGGCGTTGTTCGTGTTCTCGGCCCAGCAGCTGGCCGATGTGCTGCAGGAGCGGGTGAAGGCCGGCGTGAAGATTCGGCTGGTGGCTGATCCCGGCTTTGCCAGCCGTTCCTTCTCGGAAGTGCTGGATCTGCTGGGGGTGGCCCTGCCGGATCACAACTGCAAGCTGGAGCGGAACAACCAGCCCTATGAGGCTCCCTTGCGCGGCGTCGGCACGCCACGGCTCGCCCGCGGCGACAAGCTGCATCACAAGTTCGCCGTGATCGACAACCGCACCGTGATCACCGGATCCTTCAACTGGTCGCCATCGGCTGCCCACACCAACGATGAAACCCTGCTCGCCATTCACTCTCCCCAACTCGCCAAACATTTCACCCGGGAGATGGATCGGCTCTGGGACACCGCCGAACTGGGGATCACACCGCACCTGCGCCGCAAACTGGAACGCCAGAAGATCCGCTGCGGGGATGGGGTTCCTGATGACCCAGGGAAGCCTTCCAATACTTCATCTTCAAGAGAGCAAAAAACTTAA